The Candidatus Cloacimonadota bacterium genome window below encodes:
- a CDS encoding YhfC family intramembrane metalloprotease has product KEINYSIIPFLLAIVYLYFIQGVRPIYFLLGSGSWGVGCFVKIILHSLIVKKLPHNAEKIAGTSFINGLISGITELGGAVLFFYLFSITGFLEILAFGVGIGAFEALITGSSKSAQLFKGTELEKPALELEAVLNNLEGFKKMWYQKILPVLERLIAGFIHIGTRGLALISILTLNPLPILLAIASFTIADGVIGYQMLYLGKLSNLKNLNKTYLYLAVLSLATIILFLLLWTMMIV; this is encoded by the coding sequence AAAAAGAGATTAACTATTCAATTATCCCTTTTCTTTTAGCCATAGTATATTTATATTTCATTCAAGGCGTTAGACCCATTTACTTTCTTTTGGGTTCCGGTTCGTGGGGTGTCGGTTGCTTCGTGAAGATCATTCTTCACTCACTGATAGTAAAGAAGTTACCACATAATGCAGAAAAGATAGCCGGAACTTCTTTCATCAATGGTTTGATCTCAGGAATCACTGAGCTCGGAGGAGCAGTCCTCTTCTTTTATCTCTTTTCTATAACCGGTTTTCTCGAAATCCTCGCTTTTGGTGTCGGAATCGGAGCTTTTGAAGCTTTGATTACCGGTTCGAGCAAGTCTGCACAGCTTTTTAAAGGCACGGAACTTGAAAAACCGGCACTTGAACTAGAAGCGGTTTTAAACAATTTAGAGGGTTTTAAGAAGATGTGGTATCAAAAGATTTTGCCGGTTTTAGAACGACTCATTGCCGGGTTTATTCACATAGGAACGAGGGGATTGGCTTTGATAAGTATTTTAACATTAAATCCTCTTCCAATTCTGTTGGCAATTGCCAGCTTCACTATTGCTGACGGTGTCATTGGTTACCAGATGTTATATCTAGGTAAACTTAGCAATCTGAAGAATCTTAATAAAACATACCTCTATTTAGCTGTTCTGTCTCTCGCTACTATCATATTATTCCTGCTCTTATGGACAATGATGATTGTTTAG